The DNA window CCTCGGGACGACCTTTATTGGCGTGGTCGGGTTCGCTCGGGTGGGGAGCGCGGTGTTCTGGAAGACGGCTGGCGAGGGTACCGCACCCACCGGCCCTGCCACCCGCGCTGACCTCGCCGCGCCAGCCATCGCATTGGCGCTGCTTGCTGCGCTGGCGGCGGGAGCGGGTTGGGCGAGCGCCTATGCCGATTCTACCGCCGCGCAGGTGCTCGATCCTGCGGAAAGCGCCCGCGCGGTGCTGACGGAGGGGGGACAATGACGAACCGCCTCTTGCCGCATCCCGGCCTCAGCCTGCTGCTGGTGGTGATGTGGGTGGTGATGGTGAGCGACCTCACCTTCGGCACGCTGTTCCTCGGGATCGTGTTCGGCATTCTGGTGCCGATCTTCACCGCGCCATGGTGGCCGGAGCGGCCGCCAGTGCGGTTTGTCCCTGCGCTCGGCTATCTCGGGATCGTGCTGTGGGACATCGTGGTCGCCAATTTCCACGTCGCCGCGATCATCCTGTTCAAGCCCAATCGCGACCTGCGCCCCGCGTGGCTGACCATCCCGCTCGACCTCACCTCGCCCGAGGCAATTACGGTGTTTGCAGGCACGATCAGCCTGACGCCAGGTACGGTTTCGAGCGATATCTCGGCTTGCGGCCAATATCTGCTGGTTCATGCCTTGCACGCGCCTGATCCGGCGAGTGAGGTCGCCAAGGTCAAGGCCCGGTATGAGGCGCGGCTGAAGGAGATTTTCCGATGACCGGCCCCATGCTCCCTTGGGCGCTCGCCTTCGGTTTTGCTGCGCTGGGCGCGGCGCTGGCGCTGAACCTGTGGCGTCTGTTCAAGGGGCCGGGGGTCGCCGACCGCATTCTTGCGCTCGATACGATGGTGATCAACGTGATCGGGATCATCGTGCTCACCGGCATCGCCTCGGGCAGCGGCACGTCCTTCGAAGCGGCGCTGTTGCTGGCGATGGTGGGGTTTGTTGGCACGGTGTCCTATGCCAAGTTCCTGTTGCGCGGGGACATCATCGAATGAGCGGCGCCGCACCAGCCTATGCCGATCTGATCGTCAGCGCGCTGGTGGTGCTGGGCGGCGCTTTTGCGCTGATCGGCAGCTGGGGACTGGTGCGCCTGCCGTCGCTGATGGAGCGGCTCCACGGCCCGACCAAGGCGACGACGCTGGGGCTGGGGGCGATGCTGGTCGGATCGGTGGTATGGTTCCAGCTGGCCGAGGGCGTGTGGACCACGCATGAGCTTTTGGTCTCGGTGTTCCTGTTCGTCACCGCGCCGATCAGCGCCAATATGATCGCCAAGGTCCACCTCCACCGGCTGCGGCAGGGCGAGGTGAGCGAGGGCGCAGGCCCGGCTGGCCCTCCCGAACCGCCGCCCGGCGCAGCTGACTGGGCAACCCATGAAGCGCCGCACGAAGGCACGCCGGGCGACTTCGTGGGCGACTAGCCGACAGGCATATTCCCATCAGCGATGAGCCGAGCTTTCGCGCTCGCGACTGCGGACCCGTCCGCCAAGCCTGTGTTCATCCGCGATAATGTTAGTGGTGAGGACAGTTTTGTCGCCTGCGATCAGCATGGCGGCTCCCTGGGATTGCGGTTGGCGAGCGGCCTTTGGCTGCGCCGTGCTTTCCCCTTGCAACGGCAGAAGGACACGCCCCCATGCTCGCAACAACGACGCCCGATCTCGAACTCTGGCCGATCGGCAATTGCCAGGTCAGCGCGCTGGTCGACCGCGAAGGCGCAATAGTGTGGGCTTGCGTCCCGCGGGTCGATGGCGATCCGGTGTTCTGTTCGCTGCTCAACGCGGACAACCGCGATACCGGCATCTGGCGATTCGAACTGGTCGGACAAGTAAGCGCCACCCAGGAATATATCCGCAACACGCCAATCCTCGTCACCCGGCTTGAGGCGGAGGATGGCAGCGCGGTCGAAGTGCTCGATTTCTGCCCGCGCTATGAAGGCAAAGGGCGGATGTACCGGCCTGTGGCGATCAGCCGGATCGTGCGCCCGGTGGCGGGTAGCCCGCGCATCCGCGTCGTGCTCCGCCCGATGCGCGATTACGGCGCGGCGGTGGCGGAGACCACCCACGGCTCCAACCACATCCGCTATCTGGTCGGCCCGCAAGCGCTGCGCCTCAGCACTGACGCGCCGGTCGGCTATATCCTTGAACAGCGGGTCTTCCGCATCGAACAGGACATGCATTTCTTCCTCGGCCCGGACGAGCCCTTTGCTGGCAATCTGCGCGAGGAGACCCGCCGCATGGAGCAGGCCACTCGCAACTACTGGCAGCGCTGGGTTCGGGGGCTGGCCACGCCGTTCCAGTGGCAACAGGAGGTCATCCGCTGTGCCATCACCCTGAAGCTGTGCCAGCACGAGGAAACCGGCGCGATCGTTGCGGCGCTGACCACCTCGATCCCCGAAGCGCCCCATTCGGAGCGCAACTGGGACTACCGCTACTGCTGGATCCGCGATTCCTACTACACCGTGCAGGCCTTGAACCGGCTGGGTGCGCTTGATGTGCTGGAGAAGTATCTCGCCTATCTGCGCAACATCGTCGATGGGGCCAAGGGCGGGCAGATCCAGCCGCTGTATTCGGTGATGGGCGTGGCTGAACTGGGCGAAGCCACCGCCCCCGCGCTTCCGGGCTATCGCGGCATGGGGCCGGTCAGGGTCGGCAACGCGGCTTACAAGCAGGTGCAGCACGACTGCTACGGCCAGATAGTTCTGCCGACGGTGCAGGCCTTCATCGACCAGCGCCTGCTGCGGATCGCCGACGGCCGGGATTTCGAGAGCCTCGAACAGGTCGGCGAAATGGCGTGGGCGATGCACGATCAGCCCGACGCTGGTCTGTGGGAATTCCGCACACGGCAGGAGGTTCACACCTATTCGGCCGTGATGAGCTGGGCAGCGTGCGACCGGCTGGCGATGGCGGCAGACTGGCTCGGCAAGGCGGATCGCGCGGAACTCTGGCGAGAACGTGCCGACGCCATCCGGGCGCGGATCGAACAGGATGCGTGGGTCGAAAACGGCCCGGAAGGGGGCCACTACGGCGCGAGCTTCGAAAGTGACTATCTTGATGCGAGCCTGCTCCAGATGGTCGAACTGCGCTTCCTCGCCCCTGACAATCCGCGCTTCCTGTCCACCTTCGCGGCGGTCGAACGGCAGTTGCGGCGCGGCGATTTCATGCTGCGTTACGCCGCCGAAGACGATTTCGGCGCGCCCGAAACCGCCTTCAACGTCTGCACCTTCTGGTTGATCGAAGCGCTCCACATGGCAGGCAGAGGCGACGAAGCCCGCCGCCTGTTCGAAACGATGCTGAGCCACACCACCCGCTCAGGCCTGCTGAGCGAAGACCTCGACTACAACAACGGCGAGCTATGGGGCAATTTCCCGCAGACTTACTCGCTGGTCGGCGTAATCAACTGCGCCGGGCTGCTGTCCAAGCCGTGGAGCGATGTGCGGTAACGGGGCCTGACTGACGTCCGCGGGCTGGGCACGGAGAAATACCGGCACGCCTGCGTTTCTTTATGGCCGACACCTGCTAATACTAACATAGTTTAGGTATTTCGCGACGACGGAAGCGACCGGTTATGGATAGTAGCACGCTTACGACCCTCCTCGATACGGTCTCGCAAGGCGTGGTTGTGTTCGGTGCCGATCGCAAGATCGTGTATTGTAATCAGGCATTTCTCGACATCACCGGGTTTGATCGGTCAGAAATGTCGGGCGCCTTGTGCGGCATCATGCAAGGGCCCGATACGGATTGCGCGGCCATCGCTGCCATCGACGCAGCGATCGAGGCGCGGCAAGCCTTCTCCGGGGAGATTCGGAACAACCGCAAGTCGGGTGAGACCTTCTGGAACGATCTCACCTTCAGGCCTGAATTCAATGCCGATGGGTCATTCCGCCATTTCATCGGCATATCGCGGGACATCACCCGACAAAAGAACGCCGAGCTCAAGGCGGAAAAGCTCGAACTCGATCACCAGTTCATGATGGAGAACGTCCTCTCGGGCGTCGTGCTGCACAAGGCCGACACGGAAATCGTCTATGCCAACCCAAAGGCCCTTAAGTTACTTGGAGTAGCTAAAGATTCTGCTTTTGGAGCCGTGAACACTGATCCGCTCTGGTCTTTC is part of the uncultured Erythrobacter sp. genome and encodes:
- a CDS encoding Na+/H+ antiporter subunit E; the encoded protein is MTNRLLPHPGLSLLLVVMWVVMVSDLTFGTLFLGIVFGILVPIFTAPWWPERPPVRFVPALGYLGIVLWDIVVANFHVAAIILFKPNRDLRPAWLTIPLDLTSPEAITVFAGTISLTPGTVSSDISACGQYLLVHALHAPDPASEVAKVKARYEARLKEIFR
- a CDS encoding K+/H+ antiporter subunit F, which translates into the protein MTGPMLPWALAFGFAALGAALALNLWRLFKGPGVADRILALDTMVINVIGIIVLTGIASGSGTSFEAALLLAMVGFVGTVSYAKFLLRGDIIE
- a CDS encoding Na+/H+ antiporter subunit G; this encodes MSGAAPAYADLIVSALVVLGGAFALIGSWGLVRLPSLMERLHGPTKATTLGLGAMLVGSVVWFQLAEGVWTTHELLVSVFLFVTAPISANMIAKVHLHRLRQGEVSEGAGPAGPPEPPPGAADWATHEAPHEGTPGDFVGD
- a CDS encoding glycoside hydrolase family 15 protein, producing MLATTTPDLELWPIGNCQVSALVDREGAIVWACVPRVDGDPVFCSLLNADNRDTGIWRFELVGQVSATQEYIRNTPILVTRLEAEDGSAVEVLDFCPRYEGKGRMYRPVAISRIVRPVAGSPRIRVVLRPMRDYGAAVAETTHGSNHIRYLVGPQALRLSTDAPVGYILEQRVFRIEQDMHFFLGPDEPFAGNLREETRRMEQATRNYWQRWVRGLATPFQWQQEVIRCAITLKLCQHEETGAIVAALTTSIPEAPHSERNWDYRYCWIRDSYYTVQALNRLGALDVLEKYLAYLRNIVDGAKGGQIQPLYSVMGVAELGEATAPALPGYRGMGPVRVGNAAYKQVQHDCYGQIVLPTVQAFIDQRLLRIADGRDFESLEQVGEMAWAMHDQPDAGLWEFRTRQEVHTYSAVMSWAACDRLAMAADWLGKADRAELWRERADAIRARIEQDAWVENGPEGGHYGASFESDYLDASLLQMVELRFLAPDNPRFLSTFAAVERQLRRGDFMLRYAAEDDFGAPETAFNVCTFWLIEALHMAGRGDEARRLFETMLSHTTRSGLLSEDLDYNNGELWGNFPQTYSLVGVINCAGLLSKPWSDVR